A genomic window from Paenibacillus sp. FSL K6-0276 includes:
- a CDS encoding GerAB/ArcD/ProY family transporter: MSAEVKDRITAIQATIILANYTIAAGVLTLPRTIVEASGSPDVWISVFLGGVISFLSGLIIVKLSQRFPGQTFFQYIGKIIGKPLGSVLAIGVIGYFLCIAGFEVRSVQEVTSFFLLEGTPPWAIMAAFIWIAFYLCRGGINAITSMCRLIVPITWTVFLGVCLLSLEVFDLNNLLPVLGDGLEPVWKGIRPTVLTFTAGEAMLFVVAFMDKPQKAVKVIIAGTCISTIFYSLAVIVTIGVFSVDGVITRTWPFLDLIRSFEVNYLLFERFESLLLVIWIMQIFCTFCITIYAAALGLSQIFHKRFQSCLLAILPVAYVISRIPPNVNALFALGTGIGDCMLILFGLLPLPLLIITYFRRAVS, encoded by the coding sequence ATGAGCGCCGAGGTAAAGGACCGAATTACTGCTATTCAAGCGACGATCATTCTAGCCAATTATACAATTGCGGCAGGGGTACTTACGCTTCCTCGAACCATTGTAGAGGCTAGCGGTAGTCCAGATGTATGGATATCTGTTTTTTTAGGGGGAGTAATCTCCTTTCTATCAGGATTGATCATTGTGAAACTTAGTCAACGGTTCCCAGGCCAGACTTTCTTTCAATATATCGGGAAGATCATCGGCAAGCCACTCGGATCGGTTCTCGCAATAGGAGTCATTGGGTATTTTCTCTGCATCGCCGGCTTTGAGGTGCGTTCGGTGCAGGAGGTGACATCTTTTTTTCTACTGGAGGGAACACCTCCTTGGGCTATTATGGCTGCTTTTATATGGATTGCCTTCTACTTATGCAGAGGAGGAATTAATGCTATCACTAGCATGTGCAGACTTATTGTTCCGATTACCTGGACAGTGTTTCTGGGGGTTTGTCTGCTTAGTTTAGAAGTTTTCGATCTCAATAATCTACTTCCAGTCCTTGGAGATGGATTGGAACCCGTATGGAAAGGGATCAGGCCAACCGTCCTAACCTTTACAGCGGGTGAAGCGATGTTGTTCGTTGTTGCTTTTATGGATAAGCCTCAAAAAGCAGTAAAGGTAATCATAGCTGGAACATGTATATCGACGATATTTTATAGCCTAGCAGTTATAGTGACCATTGGCGTCTTTTCTGTAGATGGAGTGATAACAAGAACTTGGCCGTTTCTCGATCTTATACGAAGTTTTGAAGTAAACTATCTCCTTTTTGAAAGGTTTGAGTCGTTGTTATTGGTGATCTGGATTATGCAGATCTTTTGTACCTTTTGTATTACAATTTATGCGGCGGCTTTAGGATTGTCTCAAATCTTTCATAAAAGGTTCCAAAGTTGTTTGCTGGCTATACTTCCGGTTGCCTATGTAATTTCTAGGATTCCTCCAAATGTGAATGCTCTGTTTGCTTTAGGAACAGGTATCGGTGATTGTATGCTTATTCTATTCGGATTGCTTCCGTTACCACTATTAATCATCACATACTTCCGGAGGGCTGTTTCATGA
- a CDS encoding histidine kinase, with protein sequence MGTYRRKTPEELLLSIYELHRGRLKIYIGPVSGSGKTYQMLREGQALKAQGIDVVICAVSTNQSPETKDQLGDLERIPSIHWFQKDIEKKDLDVEAIVARNPEVVLTDGLAHQNREGAERAGRLDDIKYLLSNGISVITTVNVYELEGAADLARKWTGIEVEHSLPAEVLTLADDIVLIDVTPEKILQRLSDGHLGKHQQRSLFNKGNLSKLRELALRMVAEDVNDSLEKHREEQGLQGASGIAEKVLVSAQYYWNGSIHIRRGQQIAKRLNGDLAVVSFWRQGLTLSKEAATFKRSLWKLTEKIGASMEEIPFRSKREIPRLLVKYATRHNITRIVMGHSKQTAWQELWKGSIANSLMKQIRGVDVFFVADRADREGERVLPTRQSRNERKADAYHRLSSQEVKDKIDAIRGGTFKVYIGAAPGVGKTYKMLREGNDLLKRGIDVVIGLLETHGRKETLEQIGGLEILPRLRMEYRGTVLEEMDTAAIIKRNPEVVLVDELAHTNMPGSKHKKRYMDVMELLDAGISVISTVNVQHLESLNDAVEQITGVRVRETFPDSILQRANEVELIDVSPKTLQERMKDGKIYAMAKVDQALGAFFKIGNLIALRELALREIADDVDERLESWERVGSLRGPWRRQEVIYVCITLGDHAERLIRRGFRIAYRLKACWYVTYVQEFKQNGPVYDKRINDLKELTERLGGTFKMIPNVLPARVASLLLERSQVLQSTQIIIGQSQRSWLRKSLRGDVTKQILRTARNVDVLVVADLKREEP encoded by the coding sequence ATGGGAACATACCGGAGGAAGACGCCGGAGGAACTGCTGCTCTCTATCTATGAGCTGCATCGAGGGCGTCTGAAGATCTATATAGGGCCGGTCAGTGGATCGGGCAAGACGTATCAGATGCTGCGTGAGGGCCAGGCGCTTAAAGCGCAGGGAATCGATGTCGTGATCTGTGCGGTTTCGACGAATCAGAGTCCAGAAACTAAGGATCAGCTGGGCGACCTCGAACGGATACCGAGTATCCATTGGTTTCAGAAGGATATTGAGAAGAAGGATCTTGATGTAGAAGCTATTGTGGCACGTAATCCAGAAGTTGTGCTGACAGATGGCTTGGCTCACCAGAATCGCGAGGGTGCGGAAAGGGCTGGAAGGCTGGACGATATCAAATATTTATTGAGTAATGGGATCAGTGTCATCACAACTGTAAACGTATATGAACTGGAGGGTGCTGCGGATCTAGCGCGGAAGTGGACCGGGATTGAGGTAGAGCATTCCCTTCCCGCTGAAGTGCTTACTCTTGCAGATGATATCGTCCTAATTGATGTGACCCCGGAAAAGATACTTCAACGCTTGTCCGATGGACATTTAGGTAAGCACCAGCAGAGATCACTTTTTAACAAAGGCAATTTAAGCAAGCTGCGGGAGCTGGCACTTCGGATGGTCGCTGAGGATGTTAATGATTCGCTGGAGAAACACCGGGAAGAACAAGGGCTGCAGGGAGCTTCGGGGATCGCAGAGAAAGTCTTAGTATCCGCACAGTATTATTGGAATGGCTCGATCCATATCCGCCGTGGACAGCAGATCGCCAAACGGTTAAACGGGGATCTGGCGGTGGTGTCATTCTGGAGGCAAGGTCTCACCCTATCTAAGGAAGCAGCTACCTTTAAGAGATCTCTCTGGAAGCTGACCGAGAAGATTGGGGCCTCTATGGAGGAGATACCCTTTCGTTCGAAGAGGGAGATCCCTCGTCTCTTGGTAAAATACGCAACCCGGCATAATATTACTCGAATCGTTATGGGGCACTCCAAGCAGACCGCGTGGCAGGAATTATGGAAAGGCTCGATTGCCAATTCATTAATGAAGCAAATCCGGGGTGTGGATGTGTTCTTCGTGGCGGATCGCGCAGACCGTGAGGGAGAACGTGTACTTCCAACCCGGCAGAGTCGTAATGAACGGAAAGCGGATGCCTATCACAGGTTAAGTAGTCAGGAAGTAAAGGATAAAATCGATGCGATTCGCGGAGGAACATTTAAGGTGTATATTGGTGCGGCTCCCGGTGTGGGCAAGACTTACAAGATGCTGCGTGAAGGGAACGATCTTTTGAAGAGAGGGATCGATGTCGTTATTGGACTGCTGGAAACGCATGGCCGCAAAGAAACCCTTGAACAAATCGGTGGACTGGAGATCCTTCCGCGACTACGTATGGAGTACCGAGGGACTGTCCTTGAGGAAATGGATACGGCAGCAATCATTAAGCGTAATCCTGAAGTCGTGCTGGTGGATGAACTCGCTCATACTAATATGCCAGGCAGCAAACATAAGAAGCGGTATATGGATGTTATGGAGCTGCTGGATGCGGGAATATCTGTGATCTCTACAGTGAATGTTCAGCATTTAGAAAGCTTGAATGACGCAGTAGAACAAATTACTGGAGTTAGGGTAAGAGAGACCTTTCCGGATAGCATTCTACAGCGGGCTAACGAGGTAGAACTTATTGATGTATCACCTAAGACACTCCAGGAACGGATGAAGGATGGGAAAATCTATGCAATGGCCAAGGTGGATCAGGCGCTGGGGGCTTTTTTCAAAATCGGGAATTTGATCGCCCTCCGGGAGTTGGCGCTGCGGGAAATTGCTGACGATGTAGATGAACGGCTAGAATCTTGGGAACGTGTCGGTTCGCTGCGGGGGCCTTGGCGGCGTCAGGAAGTCATTTATGTGTGTATCACCTTGGGGGATCATGCGGAGCGCTTAATTCGGCGTGGTTTTCGGATTGCATATCGTCTAAAAGCTTGCTGGTATGTTACGTATGTGCAGGAATTTAAACAAAATGGACCCGTTTATGATAAACGTATAAATGATTTAAAGGAATTGACGGAACGACTGGGTGGAACGTTTAAGATGATTCCTAACGTGCTCCCCGCACGAGTGGCGTCCTTGCTGCTTGAAAGATCTCAAGTTTTGCAGAGCACTCAGATTATTATCGGTCAGTCACAACGCTCATGGCTGCGAAAAAGTCTTCGCGGCGATGTTACCAAGCAGATTCTACGTACTGCCAGAAACGTGGATGTACTGGTCGTGGCAGATCTCAAACGTGAGGAACCATAG
- a CDS encoding spore germination protein, with translation MIFCVPFILLRTISWAKAKEDRLTTRAKKATGSKGGGVPNAEASGGTSNLEGLKEQNSSDEVTKDTDVAITYSGHLKEDLQKFKEISADMHDVNVRELRIGSIKTRAALLYVEGLTDKDKMDQNILKPLMNAYRPFKDMNAIPEAKDLQDILIHEILLISEIEHTDNANLSLQKVLFGSAVLLVDGISEAFVLSSPKGNTRGIQEPESEAVLRGSRSGFNETLSDNTAILRRHGQSTELAMISFTVGKRMQKELILTYIKDIANDELVEEVKRRIRTIDIDDVQESGYVEQLIEDNSYSPFQQIQNTERPDRVMAALLEGRVAILIDGTPFALIMPVTFGMLLQSPEDYNDRWMVGSLLRLLRFLAATISLFAPALYISFLSFQPGLIPTKLAISIISSRQGVPFSVLIEALIMEIAIEILREAGLRLPKPIGPAMGIVGGLIIGQAAVEAGIVSPILVIVVSLTAVSSFSMPMYSAGMTLRMLRFAAMFFAAIFGLYGVVLFFLLLSSHLIKLKSFGVPYLGLAVPNKTVNWKDFIFRMPLQFLTGRPTLLKPKDPLRKG, from the coding sequence ATGATTTTCTGCGTCCCGTTCATCCTACTGCGTACAATAAGCTGGGCTAAAGCTAAAGAAGACAGGTTAACCACTAGAGCCAAAAAAGCTACTGGCAGCAAAGGTGGAGGTGTTCCTAACGCAGAAGCATCTGGAGGAACAAGCAATTTAGAAGGGCTTAAGGAGCAGAATAGCTCGGATGAAGTAACTAAGGATACGGATGTAGCAATAACTTATAGTGGTCATTTAAAGGAGGATTTGCAGAAATTTAAAGAGATCAGTGCCGATATGCACGATGTGAATGTAAGGGAATTGCGAATCGGAAGTATAAAGACCAGGGCAGCGCTTTTGTACGTAGAAGGGCTAACGGACAAAGACAAAATGGATCAGAATATATTGAAGCCGTTAATGAATGCGTATCGGCCTTTTAAGGATATGAATGCCATACCAGAAGCGAAAGATCTACAAGATATTCTCATCCATGAGATATTGCTCATATCAGAAATTGAGCATACGGATAATGCAAACCTCTCCCTACAGAAGGTGTTATTTGGATCTGCAGTGCTGCTCGTGGATGGGATATCAGAGGCTTTTGTGCTCAGTAGTCCGAAGGGGAATACAAGAGGGATTCAGGAGCCAGAATCTGAAGCAGTCTTGCGGGGATCGCGAAGCGGATTTAACGAGACATTAAGTGATAACACGGCAATTCTGCGTAGACACGGGCAGAGTACAGAACTAGCGATGATTTCTTTTACTGTAGGAAAGAGAATGCAGAAGGAATTGATCCTAACTTATATCAAAGATATTGCGAATGATGAACTTGTAGAAGAGGTTAAACGAAGAATTAGAACGATAGATATAGATGATGTTCAAGAATCTGGTTATGTCGAGCAATTAATCGAAGATAATAGCTACAGCCCTTTCCAGCAGATTCAGAATACGGAAAGGCCGGACCGCGTAATGGCAGCACTTCTGGAAGGAAGAGTGGCTATCTTAATTGATGGTACACCCTTTGCATTGATTATGCCGGTTACCTTCGGGATGTTACTGCAATCTCCAGAGGATTATAACGATCGCTGGATGGTAGGGTCGCTGCTACGTCTTTTGCGTTTTCTTGCGGCAACGATATCCCTTTTTGCGCCGGCACTATATATTTCCTTCCTCTCGTTCCAGCCAGGATTGATCCCAACGAAGCTGGCCATTTCCATAATCAGCTCCAGGCAAGGCGTACCCTTCTCTGTATTAATTGAAGCATTGATTATGGAAATCGCGATTGAAATCTTACGAGAGGCTGGACTTCGCTTGCCTAAACCTATCGGTCCGGCAATGGGGATTGTCGGCGGTCTGATCATCGGGCAAGCTGCGGTAGAAGCTGGAATTGTGAGCCCAATCTTAGTCATTGTAGTTTCGCTTACGGCTGTTTCTTCCTTCTCTATGCCAATGTATAGTGCTGGGATGACGCTTCGTATGCTCCGGTTTGCAGCCATGTTTTTTGCAGCGATCTTTGGATTATACGGAGTTGTACTGTTTTTTCTTTTGCTTAGTAGTCATTTAATTAAGCTGAAGAGCTTTGGTGTTCCTTATCTTGGTCTGGCAGTTCCGAATAAGACAGTGAATTGGAAAGATTTTATATTCCGTATGCCTTTGCAATTTCTAACAGGGCGCCCTACGTTGTTGAAACCAAAGGACCCCTTGCGTAAAGGGTGA
- a CDS encoding ThuA domain-containing protein, producing the protein MSTLKALALGSYSEVKYHPFAGVDREIEQILANDMQVYSSEDYGLLNKETLSDYKLVISYTEFSDDKIPAEQSGALLSYVAGGGGLLVVHNGISLQRNQELGALLGAHFTHHPEFTALQMSIPAREHPIMQGIEEFVIDDEPYYFEMHPYFETTVLAEYPHEGAMRQAAWCHEFGLGRVVYLMPGHHLPSFSVEPFRQMIRRGGLWAAGLL; encoded by the coding sequence ATGTCTACACTAAAAGCACTTGCACTCGGAAGTTACTCGGAGGTTAAATATCACCCATTTGCTGGAGTGGATCGGGAGATTGAACAAATTCTAGCCAATGATATGCAGGTGTATTCTTCAGAGGATTATGGGCTGCTCAATAAAGAAACGTTGTCTGACTACAAGCTGGTAATCTCCTATACCGAATTTTCTGATGACAAAATTCCGGCGGAACAAAGCGGTGCATTGCTATCCTATGTGGCTGGCGGGGGCGGACTACTAGTGGTACATAACGGAATTTCCTTACAACGAAATCAGGAGCTTGGTGCCCTACTGGGAGCACATTTCACCCATCATCCAGAGTTCACTGCTCTACAGATGTCCATACCAGCACGGGAGCATCCCATTATGCAGGGAATAGAAGAATTTGTGATTGATGACGAGCCGTATTATTTTGAGATGCATCCTTATTTCGAAACGACAGTGCTTGCAGAATATCCTCATGAGGGAGCGATGAGACAAGCGGCTTGGTGTCACGAATTTGGTTTAGGCCGGGTTGTTTATTTAATGCCAGGGCACCATCTGCCTTCATTCTCGGTAGAGCCATTTCGCCAAATGATTCGTAGAGGTGGGCTTTGGGCAGCAGGATTATTGTAG
- a CDS encoding SDR family NAD(P)-dependent oxidoreductase, with protein MKRVACVTGADRGLGLSLVRSMLAKQFTVFAGQYMKESEELKALKEQYPEQLELIPLDISNKDNVKQAARAIASKTGYVDIIINNAGIIHSADDATMLVDMDDEGMAEIYNVNTLGALSHGVSSWLDADIYAWPEE; from the coding sequence ATGAAGAGAGTTGCATGTGTGACCGGAGCTGATCGGGGCCTCGGACTGTCTCTTGTACGTTCGATGCTAGCAAAACAGTTCACGGTATTTGCAGGACAATATATGAAAGAATCAGAAGAATTGAAAGCGCTTAAAGAACAGTATCCTGAACAGCTGGAACTTATCCCCCTTGATATCAGCAATAAAGACAATGTAAAGCAAGCTGCAAGAGCAATAGCAAGCAAAACTGGATATGTCGATATCATTATTAATAATGCGGGTATTATTCATTCCGCTGATGATGCTACGATGCTGGTAGATATGGATGATGAGGGCATGGCAGAAATTTATAATGTAAATACGCTTGGCGCGTTAAGTCATGGTGTTTCATCCTGGCTGGATGCAGACATATATGCATGGCCAGAAGAATGA
- a CDS encoding glutaredoxin family protein translates to MSESVIVYSTAGCSDCNLVKQYLTEQGVPFEVRDVMTSTVYQEEVEKLGFMGIPVTVAGDQAIKGFNLPALKELIEAAK, encoded by the coding sequence ATGAGTGAGTCAGTGATTGTCTATTCAACCGCAGGCTGCAGTGACTGTAATTTGGTCAAACAATATCTCACTGAGCAAGGTGTTCCTTTCGAAGTAAGAGATGTTATGACCAGCACAGTCTATCAAGAGGAAGTCGAGAAGCTTGGCTTCATGGGTATTCCTGTAACCGTAGCAGGAGATCAAGCCATCAAGGGATTTAATCTTCCTGCGCTCAAAGAACTCATCGAAGCTGCTAAATAA
- the ytxJ gene encoding bacillithiol system redox-active protein YtxJ: MSIQQLHTLEDLEQYVAKPGKKLLFKHSTTCPISAKANEEFQAYLKDADTAAAVVLVIEDRSVSNQIAEEFGIKHESPQLFLLEDNEVRWNTSHWKITRDAIKEAVNQ; encoded by the coding sequence ATGTCTATTCAACAACTCCATACGCTGGAGGATCTTGAGCAATATGTAGCTAAGCCTGGCAAGAAACTGCTGTTTAAACACAGTACTACCTGCCCGATTAGTGCTAAAGCTAATGAAGAGTTTCAGGCTTATCTGAAGGATGCGGATACTGCCGCTGCAGTGGTCTTAGTCATCGAGGATCGTTCCGTTTCCAATCAAATTGCTGAGGAATTTGGCATCAAACATGAATCTCCACAACTCTTCCTGCTTGAGGATAATGAGGTTCGCTGGAACACTTCGCACTGGAAGATCACAAGAGACGCGATCAAAGAGGCTGTGAACCAATGA